A region of the Oligoflexus sp. genome:
CCTCATTCATGTTCAAGGCTTTTGATTTTTTTCGAAAGACAGCAGGTTTTCCCTCTCAAAAGAAGTGATTTATTCAATGAAACTTAAGTGAACCATCCGAACGAAAGCGGAAAATCATGTAGCCCTTGTCCCGGCGAATTTTGCTGGTGTTCTTTCGCTTTGTCTTTCAGTTGACCACATGACGAAGCCTGTGTTCTACTCGCGCTGTTTCATCCAGACATTCAAAATTTGTTTTCGGGAGATCGTGTATGCGTTTGAACACCCGTATGCTTGCGGTGATGGGAATGCTTGTGGGGCCTGCGTTTGGCGTCATGGCCAGTGAGAATTGCGAAGTCAGATCCGGCTGCAATGCAGCGGCCCTTTGCGCAGCTCCAGAGGACACCAGCGCGGCTGGTGCATGGACCGTCGGTGCCCGCACAGTGAATATCAAAGGCCTGACGGTCGAAGTCTGGTATCCGGCAGAGGGCAATGCGTCGCTGGCTGCATTGCCGAAGGAATACGACATGCGCCTCTGGCTTCCGAGCAAGGAGCAGAAAAAAATTCCGGATGACAAGGTTCCCGAGCAGGTATGCGACTGCTATGCGGATCTGCCTTTTGATGCGGAGCATGGCCCTTACCCCGTTGTGCTCTTCGCGCACGGCACCGGCGCCTTCCGCACGCAAACGCTCTCGCTCATGACCCACCTCGCCAGCCGCGGGTTTGTGGTCCTGGCTGCGGATCATCCTGGCCTTTACCTTGGCGATCTTCTGCAATTTAAATTTGGAGCCAAGGTCACCACCGACCTTCAGACTGTTTTGAATGCGCTGAAGTCCAATGCCCCGGAACTCAGCTTCCTTCAGAAAAAAGTTGCGCTGAATCACATCGGCCTTATCGGTCACAGCGCAGGTGGTAACGCCGTATCGAGCCTTTCGGGCCTGGAAGGCGTGGAATTCGTCGTGCCGATGGCGGCGGGTGGAACGCAGAATGGACCCGATCTGAAGGGTTCTCTGATCATGGGCGCTTTGAATGATAAAGTCGTGGCCTATAGCCGTCAGCAAAGTGGCTTCGCGCAATCCCCCAGTCCCAAACGTCTGGTTGGAATCGCCAACGCTGGACACCTGGCCTTCTCCGATCTTTGCGCGCTGAAAAACAAGGATGGTGAGGATATGGTCGCCGTGGCCCAGAAATATAAGATCGCCAATGCCGGCTTTGCCACCGGCCTTTGGGATGGCTGCGCAGACGGACAGCTCGATCCCGCTCAAGCCAAAGTCATCGTGAATTATGCGGTGGCCGCCGGAGCGGAAGAGGTGCTTCAGTGCGTGGATCGCACCGACTCCTTCAAAAGCCTGAAAGGCCGTTACAAGGACGTGAGCGAGTACAAGGAAGCCCTCTGATTTTCATCCTTTCGATTCTTGGGAGGGATTCTGCACCACGGTTCTGCACCGTGGTGCCTTTTGCCCTTTATTTGCCTTCGAAATTGATCATCCATTTGATCCCGAAACGATCCGTCACCGACCCAAATCGTTTCGCCCAGAATGTTTCTTCAAGCGGCATATCCACGCTCCCGCCATCACCCAAGGCCTTGAAGAGGCGTTCGGCATCGGCCACGGTGTCGACACTGAGCGTGAGCTGAACCGACGATCCAAACACAATCGGCTGCCCCTGACCCATGCTGTCGGACGCCATGATCATGAGGCTGCCTTGGGTCAGCGCCCCATGCATGACGTAGTGACCAAGACCAGGAGGAAACTCACCACCTGGGATGTCTGCATAGGTCATCACCTGCAGGTCCCCACCGATGTGCTTATGATAGAAGGTCATGGCCTCGCGGCAGTTGCCATTAAAAAAGAGATAGGGATGAACTTGAATCATGAATGGGCTCCTTATTCATTGTCCGACCTTAGTCGATCAGGGCCGGGCCTTTTCGACAAAAATTTTTAGAG
Encoded here:
- a CDS encoding alpha/beta hydrolase family protein; the protein is MRLNTRMLAVMGMLVGPAFGVMASENCEVRSGCNAAALCAAPEDTSAAGAWTVGARTVNIKGLTVEVWYPAEGNASLAALPKEYDMRLWLPSKEQKKIPDDKVPEQVCDCYADLPFDAEHGPYPVVLFAHGTGAFRTQTLSLMTHLASRGFVVLAADHPGLYLGDLLQFKFGAKVTTDLQTVLNALKSNAPELSFLQKKVALNHIGLIGHSAGGNAVSSLSGLEGVEFVVPMAAGGTQNGPDLKGSLIMGALNDKVVAYSRQQSGFAQSPSPKRLVGIANAGHLAFSDLCALKNKDGEDMVAVAQKYKIANAGFATGLWDGCADGQLDPAQAKVIVNYAVAAGAEEVLQCVDRTDSFKSLKGRYKDVSEYKEAL
- a CDS encoding VOC family protein, translated to MIQVHPYLFFNGNCREAMTFYHKHIGGDLQVMTYADIPGGEFPPGLGHYVMHGALTQGSLMIMASDSMGQGQPIVFGSSVQLTLSVDTVADAERLFKALGDGGSVDMPLEETFWAKRFGSVTDRFGIKWMINFEGK